The following coding sequences lie in one Pseudarthrobacter phenanthrenivorans Sphe3 genomic window:
- a CDS encoding GntR family transcriptional regulator, translating to MRASDRAYAALRDDITEWRLLPGTVLGEVEQSERLGVSRTPLREALGRLTAEGLTTTAGSRGVVVTDVSLEDIDELFELRETLECKAAALAAERGDSAVFLQLQKELLEAPALIDGTDAGRHAYYELAARLDGAIDAAVSNSYLAQAMRGLRVHLVRVRRLAADDAQRLTAAATEHAAIAEAIAARNPRLAEAATVLHLHRSLSHVKNTHTPHDKEHHG from the coding sequence ATGCGTGCCAGTGACAGGGCCTACGCCGCACTGCGCGACGACATCACCGAATGGCGCCTCCTTCCCGGCACTGTCCTGGGCGAAGTGGAGCAATCCGAACGGCTTGGCGTCTCGCGCACTCCCTTGCGGGAGGCGCTGGGCCGGCTCACCGCGGAAGGGCTCACGACGACGGCAGGCAGCCGCGGCGTCGTCGTCACCGATGTGTCGCTCGAGGACATCGACGAACTCTTTGAACTTCGGGAAACCCTTGAGTGCAAGGCTGCCGCCCTGGCGGCCGAACGGGGTGACTCCGCAGTCTTCCTCCAGCTGCAGAAGGAGCTCCTCGAAGCACCCGCCCTTATTGACGGCACCGACGCAGGGCGGCATGCCTACTACGAACTTGCCGCCCGGCTCGACGGAGCCATTGATGCCGCCGTCTCCAATTCCTACCTTGCCCAGGCGATGCGGGGCCTGCGCGTGCACCTGGTCCGCGTGCGCCGGCTGGCCGCCGACGACGCCCAACGGCTTACTGCCGCTGCCACCGAGCATGCGGCGATAGCCGAGGCCATCGCCGCCCGCAATCCCCGGCTGGCTGAGGCAGCCACCGTCCTGCACCTGCACCGAAGCCTTTCCCACGTCAAAAACACCCACACGCCCCACGACAAGGAGCACCATGGTTAA
- a CDS encoding sensor histidine kinase — MIHPWSIARRLFVANLLIVVVFIAIVGSATFVDARDRTYDEAGERMAGIAASIAANPLVLEAAAGPDPTAFLQPYADDVMAGADVDFITIMAPDRTRWTHPRQEEIGRPYIGSIDVALQGGQFTEVTAGTLGPSVRTIVPVQDDQGTVKALVAVGVTVRTVDVAFAGRLPALLAIGLALLVGGSLASWLLGRYLRRVTRGWGPEQLAQLFAYYESVLHSVREGLILIDAKGRVVMYNDQAAELLGLEGAGSKDPTRPPSLAELPLEEELRELFESGRTAKDEIILTGSRVLVVNQGPAKAPDSPGTRGRTPVYGTVATLRDRTEIEALGNELESMRTLSGALRAQTHEHANRLHTMVSLLELGRTQEALDFATRDLQLSQQLTDDMVSSVDEPVLGALVVGKVAEAHERGVQLDVATLGSGTVAGVAVQDLVTILGNLLDNAIDAAAEGPPPRRVELTVESDEEGLDIAVHDSGAALEPAAAERIFRHGFSTKPAGPGGRGIGLALVRQAVQRLGGTLTVNGRRGAKFEVFLPAAVSPQKEHTP; from the coding sequence ATGATCCATCCCTGGAGTATCGCCCGCCGGCTTTTCGTGGCGAACCTGCTGATTGTGGTGGTCTTTATCGCCATCGTTGGTTCGGCCACCTTCGTTGACGCCCGCGACCGCACCTACGATGAGGCGGGGGAACGGATGGCGGGCATTGCCGCTTCCATCGCCGCCAACCCGCTGGTCCTCGAGGCCGCGGCGGGCCCGGACCCCACTGCTTTCCTGCAGCCCTACGCGGACGATGTCATGGCGGGAGCCGACGTCGACTTCATCACCATCATGGCCCCGGACAGGACGCGGTGGACGCACCCGCGCCAGGAGGAAATCGGCAGGCCCTATATCGGTTCCATCGATGTGGCCCTGCAGGGCGGGCAGTTTACGGAAGTGACCGCTGGAACGCTGGGGCCGTCGGTCCGGACCATTGTTCCGGTCCAGGACGACCAGGGCACGGTGAAGGCGCTGGTGGCCGTGGGCGTTACCGTCCGGACGGTGGATGTTGCGTTCGCAGGGCGCCTGCCTGCCCTGCTGGCGATTGGCCTTGCCCTGCTGGTGGGAGGATCCCTGGCCTCCTGGCTGCTGGGCCGCTACCTCCGGCGGGTCACCCGCGGCTGGGGGCCGGAGCAGCTCGCGCAATTGTTTGCCTACTACGAATCAGTCCTGCATTCCGTGCGCGAGGGCCTGATCCTCATCGACGCAAAGGGGCGGGTGGTGATGTACAACGACCAGGCGGCCGAACTGCTGGGGCTCGAAGGTGCCGGCAGCAAGGATCCCACCAGGCCGCCGTCGCTGGCCGAGCTGCCCCTCGAGGAGGAGCTCCGGGAGCTGTTCGAGTCCGGGCGGACTGCCAAGGACGAGATCATCCTCACGGGCTCGCGTGTCCTGGTGGTTAACCAGGGGCCGGCCAAGGCACCTGATTCGCCTGGAACCCGCGGCAGGACCCCCGTCTATGGCACCGTGGCCACGCTGCGTGACCGCACCGAAATCGAGGCCCTGGGCAACGAACTGGAATCCATGCGGACCCTGTCCGGAGCACTCCGTGCCCAAACCCACGAGCACGCCAACAGGCTGCACACCATGGTTTCGCTCCTGGAGCTGGGCCGGACCCAGGAAGCCCTGGACTTTGCCACCCGTGACCTGCAGCTCAGCCAGCAGTTGACGGATGACATGGTCAGTTCCGTGGACGAGCCGGTCCTGGGTGCGCTGGTGGTGGGAAAGGTGGCTGAAGCCCACGAACGCGGGGTCCAGCTGGATGTTGCCACGCTGGGATCCGGTACGGTGGCGGGTGTAGCTGTGCAGGACCTGGTCACCATCCTGGGCAACCTGCTGGACAATGCGATCGATGCTGCCGCTGAGGGCCCGCCGCCCCGGCGGGTGGAGCTCACGGTGGAGTCGGATGAGGAAGGCCTGGACATTGCCGTCCACGATTCCGGCGCCGCCCTGGAACCCGCTGCTGCCGAAAGGATCTTCCGGCACGGTTTCAGCACCAAGCCTGCGGGGCCCGGAGGGCGGGGCATCGGGTTGGCGCTGGTGCGGCAGGCCGTGCAGCGGCTGGGGGGTACCTTGACCGTTAATGGACGGCGCGGAGCGAAGTTTGAAGTTTTTCTTCCCGCAGCGGTGTCCCCGCAGAAGGAGCACACACCGTGA
- a CDS encoding cation:dicarboxylate symporter family transporter produces the protein MASQRGESLDTVKTRRKGIDKSHYLYIAVIAAVILGAVIGLMFPEVGKSLKPLGDGFIKLIKMMIAPVIFCTIVLGIGSIAKAATVGKVGGLALGYFVLMSTFALGIGLVVGNMIHPGEGLKLAPYDPSKKAEVDSTVAFLLGIIPGDIPVLPTLFAAILVGFALQKMGPQGAPILKAIGHGQVLVFRILIMIMWLAPVGAFGAIAAVVGATGFQAIVSMFTLMAAFYITCALFIVIILGGLLKVVTGVNIFKLMKYLGREYLLIFSTSSSEAALPRLIAKMEHLGVSKPVVGVTVPTGYSFNLDGTAIYLTMASLFVANAMGTPLDLGAQISLLVFMIIASKGAAGVTGAGLATLAAGLQAHKPELLGGVGMIVGIDRFMSEARALTNFTGNAVATVLIGTWVKEIDGVQVNQVLSGELPFDEQTMIAGHAGPAVEETEARPVPATV, from the coding sequence ATGGCTTCTCAACGAGGAGAGTCGCTTGACACCGTGAAGACACGGCGCAAGGGCATCGACAAGTCGCACTACCTCTACATCGCGGTCATCGCCGCCGTCATCCTCGGCGCGGTGATTGGCCTGATGTTCCCCGAGGTTGGCAAGTCCCTCAAACCGCTCGGCGACGGCTTCATCAAACTCATCAAGATGATGATCGCACCGGTCATCTTCTGCACCATCGTCCTGGGCATCGGTTCCATCGCCAAGGCCGCGACCGTAGGCAAGGTGGGCGGCCTGGCCTTGGGCTACTTCGTGCTCATGTCCACTTTCGCGCTCGGCATCGGACTGGTGGTGGGCAACATGATCCACCCGGGCGAGGGCCTGAAGCTGGCACCGTACGATCCCTCGAAGAAGGCAGAAGTTGACAGCACTGTCGCCTTCCTCCTCGGGATCATCCCGGGCGACATTCCGGTCCTCCCCACGCTCTTTGCCGCCATCCTCGTAGGGTTCGCCCTCCAGAAGATGGGCCCGCAGGGCGCCCCCATCCTCAAGGCCATCGGCCACGGCCAGGTCCTCGTCTTCCGCATCCTGATCATGATCATGTGGCTTGCCCCCGTGGGCGCCTTCGGTGCCATTGCCGCCGTCGTGGGAGCCACCGGCTTCCAGGCAATCGTCAGCATGTTCACCCTGATGGCGGCCTTCTACATCACCTGCGCACTGTTCATCGTGATCATCCTCGGCGGCCTGCTCAAGGTGGTTACCGGCGTCAACATCTTCAAGCTGATGAAGTACCTGGGCCGGGAATACCTCCTCATCTTCTCCACGTCATCCTCCGAAGCTGCCCTGCCCCGCCTGATCGCCAAGATGGAACACCTCGGTGTCTCCAAGCCGGTCGTTGGCGTCACGGTACCCACCGGCTACTCGTTCAACCTGGACGGCACGGCCATCTACCTGACCATGGCATCCCTCTTCGTTGCCAACGCCATGGGAACTCCACTGGATCTGGGCGCACAGATCTCGCTGCTGGTCTTCATGATCATCGCCTCCAAGGGCGCCGCCGGTGTGACCGGTGCCGGCCTCGCCACATTGGCAGCGGGCCTGCAGGCCCACAAGCCGGAACTGCTGGGCGGCGTAGGCATGATCGTGGGCATCGACCGGTTCATGTCCGAGGCCCGCGCCCTGACCAACTTCACCGGCAATGCCGTTGCCACCGTCCTGATCGGCACGTGGGTCAAGGAGATCGACGGCGTCCAGGTAAACCAGGTGCTCTCAGGTGAACTGCCCTTCGACGAGCAGACCATGATCGCAGGCCACGCCGGCCCGGCCGTCGAGGAAACCGAAGCGCGGCCCGTACCGGCCACCGTCTAG
- a CDS encoding AMP-binding protein, whose protein sequence is MVTNSYRDTYELSLSRPEEFWLDAAGKVSWTRAPLQGLDASRAPLYGWFPDGMLNTSYNALDRHVEAGRGAQDALVYDSAMLGTRQRFTYSELTGLVARFAGALRRRGVGKGDRVVIYMPMIPEAAIAMLATARLGAVHSVVFGGFAPKELAARIRDAAPTLVVTASGGIEPSRRIEYLPAVAEALDLAGAPDLPVLVREREGFTGSAAAYGWLDWDAEMAAAEPAGPVDVAATDPLYILYTSGTTGTPKGVVRDNGGHAVALSWTLGNIYDVGPGDVMWTASDVGWVVGHSYIVYGPLLAGATTVLYEGKPVGTPDAGAFWRVIQDHGVNVLFTAPTALRAIRKADPEAALVRNYDISSLRTLFTAGERLDTDTFHWASRSVGVPVVDHWWQTETGWAICANPRGLEELPIKPGSPSVPMPGFRLRIVDGLGDEVGAGTEGNIVLGLPLPPGTLTTLWGDDGRYVSSYLRAFEGSYATGDSGYRDDDGYVFVMGRTDDIINVAGHRLSTGAMEQVIGQHPAVAECAVIGLADPLKGQRPTGYVVLKSGVEVPADVLAEDLVAMVRRDIGAVADFKHVTVVDALPKTRSGKILRKTMRQIADGEEYTIPSTIEDPGVIETLIGTLRPTAG, encoded by the coding sequence ATGGTTACGAACAGCTACCGGGACACCTACGAACTGAGCCTCAGCCGGCCGGAGGAGTTTTGGCTCGACGCTGCCGGCAAGGTGTCCTGGACCCGGGCGCCCCTGCAGGGCCTGGATGCAAGCAGGGCTCCGCTGTATGGCTGGTTCCCGGACGGCATGCTGAACACCTCCTACAATGCGCTGGACCGCCACGTCGAGGCCGGCCGCGGGGCCCAGGACGCCCTGGTCTACGATTCGGCGATGCTCGGCACGAGGCAACGTTTTACCTACTCGGAACTTACCGGCCTGGTGGCGCGCTTCGCCGGGGCACTCCGCCGCCGGGGGGTGGGCAAGGGGGACCGGGTGGTCATCTACATGCCGATGATTCCGGAGGCCGCAATCGCGATGCTGGCAACGGCCAGGCTCGGAGCGGTGCATTCGGTGGTTTTCGGCGGTTTTGCCCCGAAAGAGCTAGCGGCCCGGATCCGGGATGCCGCGCCCACCCTGGTGGTGACAGCCTCCGGCGGGATCGAACCGTCACGCCGCATCGAATACCTCCCCGCCGTCGCGGAGGCGCTGGACCTGGCGGGAGCGCCGGATCTTCCCGTGCTTGTACGGGAACGGGAGGGCTTCACCGGCTCAGCCGCAGCCTATGGCTGGCTGGACTGGGATGCGGAAATGGCGGCCGCGGAACCGGCCGGACCTGTGGACGTCGCGGCCACGGATCCGCTGTACATCCTGTACACCTCCGGAACCACCGGCACCCCCAAGGGGGTGGTCCGGGACAACGGGGGACACGCCGTCGCCCTCAGCTGGACCCTCGGCAATATCTACGACGTCGGCCCCGGGGACGTCATGTGGACAGCCTCGGACGTGGGCTGGGTGGTGGGGCATTCCTACATTGTCTACGGGCCCCTCCTTGCCGGCGCCACCACTGTGCTGTACGAGGGAAAGCCGGTGGGGACGCCGGACGCAGGCGCCTTCTGGCGGGTCATCCAGGACCATGGCGTCAATGTCCTGTTCACAGCCCCCACGGCGCTGCGGGCAATCCGCAAGGCGGACCCCGAGGCCGCCCTGGTGCGGAACTACGACATTTCCAGCCTGCGCACGCTGTTCACGGCGGGGGAGCGGCTGGACACGGACACCTTCCACTGGGCATCCCGCTCCGTGGGCGTCCCGGTTGTGGACCACTGGTGGCAGACGGAAACGGGCTGGGCCATCTGCGCCAACCCCCGCGGGCTCGAGGAACTTCCCATTAAGCCTGGTTCCCCCAGCGTCCCGATGCCCGGGTTCAGGCTCCGGATCGTGGACGGCCTTGGGGACGAGGTGGGCGCCGGGACGGAAGGCAACATCGTGCTGGGACTGCCGCTGCCGCCGGGGACGCTGACCACGCTGTGGGGCGACGACGGGCGGTACGTCTCCTCCTACCTCCGGGCGTTCGAGGGCAGCTACGCCACCGGCGACTCCGGCTACCGGGATGACGACGGATATGTGTTCGTCATGGGGCGGACCGATGACATCATCAACGTGGCGGGCCATCGGCTGTCCACCGGCGCGATGGAGCAGGTCATCGGGCAGCATCCGGCAGTGGCCGAATGTGCGGTGATCGGCCTCGCGGACCCGCTCAAGGGCCAGCGTCCCACCGGGTATGTGGTGCTCAAATCCGGCGTCGAGGTGCCGGCGGACGTGCTGGCCGAAGATCTGGTGGCGATGGTCCGGCGGGACATCGGCGCCGTAGCGGACTTCAAGCATGTGACGGTGGTGGACGCCCTGCCCAAGACGAGGTCGGGCAAGATCCTCCGCAAGACCATGCGCCAGATTGCCGACGGCGAGGAATACACCATTCCGTCCACCATTGAGGACCCCGGGGTCATCGAGACGCTGATCGGAACCCTGCGCCCCACGGCAGGCTGA
- a CDS encoding MmgE/PrpD family protein: MVKEHHVRVYKSEENLPREEQLAYKIAKVATDPVEVTADVTDMVINRIIDNASVAIASLNRGPIISARAQALAHGPSTGGQGAKVFGIGERVSPEWAAWANGVAVRELDYHDTFLAADYSHPGDNIPPILAVAQHTRASGRDLVRGIATGYEIQVNLVKAICLHKHKIDHVAHLGPSAAAGIGTLLGLDVETVFQSVGQALHTTTATRQSRKGEISTWKAHAPAFAGKMAVEAADRSMRGQTSPVPIYEGEDGVIAWLLDGPDASYLVPLPEAGEAKRAILDTYTKEHSAEYQAQAWIDLARKLNREHPEATDPANVKSILIRTSHHTHYVIGSGANDPQKYDPKASRETLDHSIPYIFTVALQDGVWHHVDSYSPERAGRPDTVDLWQKVSTEEDPEWTRRYHSLDISEKAFGGSVEIVLTDGNVITDEIAVADAHPLGARPFGRAEYINKFRTLAAGLVEDAEVERFLAAVERLPELGPGELDQLNITAAPGVIDLGAAPKGLF; encoded by the coding sequence ATGGTTAAGGAACACCACGTCCGCGTATACAAGAGCGAGGAAAACCTGCCCCGGGAGGAGCAGCTCGCCTACAAGATCGCCAAGGTTGCCACCGATCCGGTCGAAGTCACCGCTGACGTAACCGACATGGTGATCAACCGGATCATCGACAATGCCTCCGTGGCCATCGCGTCGCTTAACCGTGGTCCCATCATCTCGGCCCGGGCCCAGGCACTGGCCCATGGTCCCAGTACCGGTGGCCAGGGCGCCAAGGTCTTTGGCATCGGCGAGCGCGTTTCACCGGAATGGGCGGCCTGGGCCAACGGAGTTGCGGTGCGCGAACTGGACTACCACGACACGTTCCTGGCCGCGGACTACTCCCACCCCGGCGACAACATCCCGCCGATCCTGGCCGTGGCACAGCATACCCGGGCCAGCGGACGCGACCTGGTGCGGGGCATCGCCACCGGCTACGAGATCCAGGTGAACCTGGTCAAGGCCATCTGCCTGCACAAGCACAAGATTGACCACGTGGCGCATCTTGGCCCCTCGGCGGCCGCCGGCATCGGCACCCTGCTGGGGCTCGACGTCGAGACCGTCTTCCAGTCAGTGGGCCAGGCCCTGCACACCACCACCGCCACCAGGCAGTCCCGCAAGGGTGAGATCTCCACCTGGAAGGCACACGCTCCGGCGTTCGCAGGGAAAATGGCGGTGGAGGCCGCGGACCGGTCCATGCGCGGCCAGACTTCCCCCGTTCCCATCTATGAGGGCGAGGACGGGGTGATCGCCTGGCTGCTGGACGGGCCGGACGCCTCCTACCTGGTCCCGCTGCCGGAAGCCGGGGAAGCCAAGCGCGCCATCCTGGATACTTACACCAAGGAACACTCCGCGGAGTACCAGGCGCAGGCCTGGATCGACCTGGCCCGGAAACTGAACCGGGAGCACCCCGAAGCCACGGACCCGGCCAACGTGAAGTCCATCCTGATCAGGACGAGCCACCACACGCACTACGTCATCGGCTCGGGTGCGAACGATCCGCAGAAGTACGATCCCAAGGCAAGCCGGGAAACCCTGGACCACTCCATCCCGTATATCTTCACCGTGGCGCTGCAGGACGGCGTCTGGCACCATGTGGACTCCTACTCCCCCGAACGCGCCGGCAGGCCGGACACCGTGGACCTGTGGCAGAAGGTCAGCACCGAGGAAGATCCCGAGTGGACGCGCAGGTACCACTCCCTGGACATCTCCGAGAAGGCCTTCGGCGGGTCTGTGGAGATCGTCCTGACGGACGGCAATGTCATCACCGACGAAATCGCCGTGGCGGACGCACACCCGCTGGGCGCCCGGCCCTTCGGACGCGCTGAATACATCAACAAATTCCGCACGCTGGCCGCCGGCCTTGTGGAGGATGCCGAAGTCGAAAGGTTCCTCGCCGCCGTCGAACGCCTCCCGGAACTGGGCCCCGGCGAACTGGACCAGCTGAACATCACCGCTGCCCCCGGCGTCATCGATCTCGGTGCCGCACCCAAGGGACTGTTCTGA
- a CDS encoding response regulator has product MSNIRVLVVEDEAIASAAHAAYIGRLPGFELAGSAPDGQSALRLLNEFSAAGNPVELVLLDMNLPDLHGLDIARRMRAAGILADIIAITAVRELAIVRSAVAIGVVQYLIKPFTFATFADKLESYRQFRQQLAGGDRGPGKTGASQSEVDQAFASLRAPSELPLPKGLSVSTLGSVQDFIKQQREAVSATEVMDALGMSRVTARRYLEYLADAGTVSRTARYGTPGRPENEYRWSGR; this is encoded by the coding sequence GTGAGCAACATCCGCGTCCTCGTGGTTGAAGACGAAGCAATCGCCTCAGCCGCCCATGCGGCCTACATCGGGCGGCTGCCGGGCTTCGAGCTGGCCGGAAGCGCCCCGGACGGGCAGTCCGCCCTGCGGCTGCTGAATGAGTTTTCCGCGGCAGGCAACCCGGTGGAGCTTGTCCTCCTGGACATGAACCTGCCTGACCTGCATGGCCTCGACATCGCGCGGCGGATGCGGGCGGCGGGGATCCTGGCGGATATCATCGCGATCACGGCGGTCCGGGAGCTGGCAATTGTGCGCAGCGCCGTGGCTATCGGCGTGGTCCAGTACCTGATCAAGCCGTTTACCTTCGCCACGTTCGCGGACAAGCTGGAAAGCTACCGGCAGTTCCGCCAGCAGCTGGCGGGCGGGGACAGGGGCCCGGGGAAAACCGGCGCCTCCCAGAGCGAAGTTGACCAGGCGTTTGCCAGCCTGCGGGCGCCCTCGGAACTCCCGCTGCCCAAGGGCCTTTCCGTTTCCACCCTTGGCTCGGTCCAGGACTTCATCAAGCAGCAGCGCGAGGCTGTTTCGGCCACCGAAGTCATGGATGCCTTGGGGATGTCCAGGGTTACGGCGCGCCGGTACCTGGAATACCTGGCGGATGCCGGAACGGTCTCCAGGACCGCCCGTTACGGAACTCCGGGCAGGCCGGAGAACGAGTACCGCTGGAGCGGGCGGTGA